One region of Psychrobacter sp. DAB_AL43B genomic DNA includes:
- a CDS encoding MipA/OmpV family protein, whose translation MFKSSALSNSATRTLLGALTATALFSVSSLSNAALFNKNLPTDPDAQLSVGVNVLAVNSAYDLEDSTDVLVLPGVFYDNNRIYARGAQAGAYIINDGTNQLAAYAQLAGSEFDPDDANGALQGLDKRKASAAAGLSYQRRTPIGAFRVQYATDILDNSGGNTARLSYLAKITKNKITVYPSVGFEYHDNDYNQYYYGVSDTESTKTGIAAYTANSSLNPYINISANYDFNERFAGFFNQSLSYLPNEQYDSPMVDSRTDSTTTLGLLYKF comes from the coding sequence ATGTTTAAATCATCAGCGCTATCCAATTCCGCTACGCGCACTTTGCTTGGCGCACTAACGGCTACTGCCTTATTTAGTGTCTCCAGCCTATCGAATGCTGCTCTATTTAATAAAAACCTGCCGACTGATCCAGACGCTCAACTAAGTGTCGGCGTCAACGTCCTAGCGGTAAATTCAGCCTATGACTTGGAAGATAGTACTGATGTGCTGGTATTACCGGGTGTGTTTTATGATAATAATAGAATATATGCGCGCGGTGCTCAAGCTGGTGCTTATATCATTAATGATGGCACCAATCAGTTAGCTGCTTACGCTCAGCTGGCTGGTAGCGAGTTTGACCCTGATGATGCCAATGGTGCACTTCAAGGTCTTGATAAGCGTAAAGCATCTGCTGCTGCAGGTTTAAGTTATCAGCGCCGTACTCCGATTGGTGCCTTTCGCGTCCAATATGCGACTGATATTTTAGATAATAGTGGTGGAAATACTGCTCGCTTGTCTTATCTTGCCAAAATCACCAAAAACAAGATAACGGTCTATCCAAGCGTTGGATTTGAGTATCATGATAACGACTACAATCAATATTATTACGGCGTGAGCGATACAGAATCAACGAAAACAGGCATTGCAGCTTATACTGCCAATTCAAGCCTAAATCCATATATCAATATTAGTGCCAACTATGATTTTAATGAGCGCTTTGCAGGATTCTTTAATCAAAGCTTAAGCTACCTGCCAAACGAGCAATATGACAGTCCAATGGTTGACTCACGTACTGACTCAACGACGACGCTTGGGTTGCTTTATAAGTTTTAG
- the fumC gene encoding class II fumarate hydratase, with protein MSTQNQATRTEKDTMGNVEVPADAYWGAQTQRSRENFKIGGETLPRPMIEAMALVKKAAAITNASLERIEDDNRDLIVQAADEVINGGLTDQFPLVVWQTGSGTQSNMNMNEVLANRANEIAGNERGSYTPIHPNDHVNHAQSTNDSFPTAIRVAAAREINSLLIPAVKALRDTLDAKAKEFDSIVKIGRTHLQDATPLTLGQEFSGYVSQLDHSLVRIDNALQGLYELPLGGTAVGTGLNAHPDYAVKSAEQLATLSGLPFVTSPNKFEALAARDAEVFASGALKTLAGSLNKIANDVRWLASGPRCGLGELTIPENEPGSSIMPGKVNPTQSEAMTMVVAQVMGNDVTISMAGASGNFELNVYKPVIAFNLLQSIKLLGDACNSFNENCAVGIEPVKDKIDDFLHNSLMLVTALNRHVGYENAAKIAKTAYKENKTLKQVAVELELLTEAQFDEWVLPADMVHPS; from the coding sequence ATGTCGACACAGAATCAGGCAACTCGTACCGAAAAAGACACCATGGGCAACGTGGAAGTCCCAGCTGATGCTTATTGGGGCGCACAAACCCAGCGTAGCCGCGAAAACTTTAAAATCGGTGGCGAAACCCTGCCGCGTCCGATGATTGAAGCGATGGCACTGGTCAAAAAAGCCGCTGCGATTACTAATGCTAGCCTTGAGCGTATTGAAGATGATAATCGCGACTTAATCGTTCAAGCTGCTGATGAAGTTATCAACGGTGGGCTAACCGATCAGTTCCCGCTAGTCGTTTGGCAGACCGGTTCTGGCACCCAGTCAAACATGAATATGAACGAAGTACTGGCCAATCGTGCCAACGAAATCGCTGGTAATGAGCGCGGTAGCTATACGCCGATTCACCCAAATGACCATGTCAACCATGCTCAATCTACCAATGACAGCTTCCCAACAGCTATTCGTGTGGCAGCAGCGCGTGAAATCAATAGTTTATTGATTCCAGCAGTCAAAGCGCTACGTGATACCTTGGATGCTAAAGCGAAAGAATTCGATAGCATTGTTAAAATCGGTCGTACGCATTTGCAAGACGCCACGCCTTTGACATTAGGTCAAGAGTTTAGCGGCTATGTTAGCCAACTTGATCACTCACTGGTACGTATTGATAATGCGCTACAAGGTTTGTATGAATTACCACTAGGCGGTACGGCAGTTGGTACCGGTCTAAACGCCCATCCTGATTATGCGGTAAAATCAGCTGAGCAATTGGCGACATTGTCTGGTCTACCATTTGTGACGTCACCGAATAAATTTGAAGCATTAGCTGCTCGTGATGCGGAAGTATTTGCTTCTGGCGCACTAAAAACCCTAGCCGGTAGCTTAAACAAAATTGCTAACGACGTACGTTGGTTAGCATCAGGTCCTCGTTGTGGTTTGGGCGAATTGACCATTCCCGAAAATGAGCCAGGCTCTTCTATCATGCCGGGTAAAGTAAACCCAACCCAGTCAGAAGCAATGACGATGGTTGTGGCGCAAGTCATGGGTAACGATGTCACTATCAGCATGGCAGGCGCGTCAGGTAACTTTGAGCTAAACGTTTATAAGCCAGTAATCGCCTTTAACTTATTGCAATCTATCAAGCTACTTGGTGATGCGTGCAATAGCTTTAACGAAAACTGTGCCGTTGGTATCGAACCAGTAAAAGACAAAATCGATGACTTCTTGCATAATTCATTGATGCTGGTCACTGCGCTTAACCGTCATGTTGGTTATGAAAACGCAGCCAAAATCGCTAAGACTGCTTATAAAGAAAATAAAACTTTGAAGCAAGTTGCGGTTGAATTGGAGCTATTAACTGAAGCTCAGTTTGATGAGTGGGTTCTTCCTGCTGATATGGTGCATCCTTCTTAA